Proteins from one Arthrobacter sp. Soc17.1.1.1 genomic window:
- a CDS encoding WXG100 family type VII secretion target, translating into MAFFNVDTDGLAARSSQVQGTITRLRAEVDSMQAGLRELEGLWTGQAATNFQQVILQWRATQQQVEESLTGINEALTVATQQYADAEQSNARMFMS; encoded by the coding sequence ATGGCATTCTTCAACGTGGACACCGACGGCCTCGCCGCCAGGAGCAGCCAGGTGCAGGGCACCATCACGAGGCTGCGGGCGGAGGTCGATTCGATGCAGGCCGGGCTGCGCGAGCTCGAGGGCCTGTGGACGGGCCAGGCGGCGACCAACTTCCAGCAGGTGATCCTGCAGTGGAGGGCCACGCAGCAGCAGGTCGAGGAGTCCCTGACCGGCATCAACGAGGCACTCACCGTCGCCACCCAGCAGTACGCCGATGCCGAGCAGAGCAACGCCCGCATGTTCATGAGCTGA
- a CDS encoding helicase-associated domain-containing protein: protein MSAIRALAEHLARRSDDDLRGLLAVRPDLILPPVPDFAALAARASTRASLQRALENISRPHLQVIETIVVLSDDDARPVSRDRLTGAFADPDPEAIDAVLADLLGRALITGSVAEGFLPVGALPDAVGPYPAGLGRSFRALARSIPRFGPTLIQAVALLDPAAADDTMTSASAAQALTLLTSDRVAWDRVLADAPEAAATLLRRLRDTPVGSTAAGGDGVSQPAVRWLQDRCLLAPLDALHVELPRSVGMALRGHAVFASLEIAPPTATGSTTRASLRDNAAFGAIAETLRLMTALLGSVASTPVTTLRSGGVGVRELRRVREALRTDDGTAAWLLELAAAVGLLTLDPDDSRWKTSRLDAWEALDRDAQWLLLVEGWLAVDRAPALVGSRMPDGTAINALAAEASRPDAPMVRQRFLAVAVELSGAASGDRATGTDAATGTDDAPDRPAAAPVLDEPSVVGLASWHQPRLHRRFARLLPGMLTEAASLGLTGSGALTGAGRLIAEGRFEDAALAVRDALPEPVSQVVLQADLTAVAPGYLRPEIARGLLRMATPEGQGPATTYRFSADSVRAALDAGEDAPSILAFLRSSSITEIPQALTYLVEDTASRYGRLRVGRAGSYLRTEDDAVAAAVLADPRAAVLGVVRIAPTVLVSPASAPELTALLRDLGFSPASDATAVGPSPAPGEPVTAARVPPEQLRSRLNPWSVAEEEIAAQVEALRSARPVTADPAGGSDSETLLGLETLRAAIRSRSRIRLGTADSEGNHVRQVLVPLSVSGGRLRVVDPETQVEKVVSVHRVMDVEILEGSIADG from the coding sequence ATGTCCGCCATCCGAGCACTGGCCGAACACCTGGCCCGCAGGAGCGACGACGACCTGCGCGGCCTGCTCGCCGTCCGGCCCGATCTCATCCTCCCCCCGGTGCCCGATTTCGCCGCGCTCGCGGCACGGGCGTCCACCCGCGCCAGTCTGCAGCGCGCCCTCGAGAACATCTCCCGACCGCACCTGCAGGTCATCGAGACGATCGTCGTCCTGAGCGACGACGACGCCCGCCCCGTCTCACGGGACCGCCTCACCGGTGCCTTCGCTGACCCGGATCCCGAAGCCATCGACGCCGTCCTCGCGGATCTCCTCGGTCGTGCCCTGATCACGGGATCCGTGGCGGAGGGCTTCCTGCCCGTCGGCGCGCTGCCCGACGCCGTCGGCCCCTACCCCGCCGGCCTCGGCAGGTCCTTCCGCGCGCTCGCCCGGTCGATCCCCCGCTTCGGCCCGACGCTGATCCAGGCCGTCGCGCTCCTCGACCCTGCTGCAGCGGACGACACGATGACGAGCGCGTCCGCCGCGCAGGCCCTCACCCTCCTGACCTCGGACCGGGTGGCCTGGGACCGCGTCCTGGCCGACGCCCCCGAGGCTGCCGCGACCCTCCTCCGACGGTTGAGGGACACCCCGGTCGGCTCCACCGCGGCGGGAGGCGACGGCGTCTCCCAGCCCGCAGTGCGCTGGCTGCAGGACCGGTGCCTGCTCGCACCGCTGGACGCCCTGCACGTGGAGCTGCCCCGCAGCGTCGGGATGGCGCTGCGCGGACACGCGGTCTTCGCGTCCCTCGAGATCGCACCGCCCACCGCCACGGGGAGCACCACCCGGGCGAGCCTGCGCGACAACGCGGCGTTCGGCGCCATCGCGGAGACCCTCCGGCTCATGACCGCCCTCCTCGGTTCCGTCGCGTCGACGCCCGTCACCACGCTGCGGTCCGGGGGCGTCGGGGTGCGTGAACTCCGACGTGTCCGCGAGGCGCTGCGCACCGACGACGGCACGGCGGCGTGGCTGCTGGAACTGGCTGCCGCCGTCGGACTCCTCACCCTCGATCCGGACGACTCGCGCTGGAAGACGTCGCGTCTCGACGCCTGGGAGGCGCTGGACCGGGATGCCCAGTGGCTCCTGCTCGTCGAGGGGTGGCTGGCCGTGGACCGTGCACCGGCCCTCGTGGGCTCCCGGATGCCCGACGGCACCGCGATCAACGCCCTCGCCGCAGAGGCGTCCCGGCCCGACGCCCCGATGGTTCGCCAGCGATTCCTGGCCGTCGCCGTTGAACTCTCCGGGGCCGCGAGCGGCGACCGGGCGACCGGCACGGACGCCGCCACCGGTACGGACGACGCGCCTGACCGCCCCGCAGCCGCGCCGGTCCTCGACGAGCCCTCCGTCGTGGGCCTCGCCTCCTGGCACCAGCCCCGCCTGCACCGGCGGTTCGCCCGCCTGCTGCCCGGCATGCTCACCGAGGCCGCATCCCTCGGGCTGACCGGCAGCGGCGCCCTCACAGGGGCCGGCCGGCTGATTGCCGAGGGCCGCTTCGAGGATGCTGCGCTCGCCGTGCGCGACGCCCTGCCCGAACCGGTCTCGCAGGTGGTGCTGCAGGCGGACCTCACCGCCGTGGCACCCGGGTACCTGCGGCCTGAAATCGCCCGCGGCCTGCTGCGCATGGCCACGCCCGAGGGCCAGGGCCCGGCCACCACCTACCGCTTCTCCGCGGACTCCGTCCGTGCGGCGCTCGACGCCGGCGAGGACGCGCCGTCGATCCTCGCCTTCCTGCGCTCCTCGTCGATCACCGAGATCCCGCAGGCCCTGACGTATCTCGTGGAGGACACGGCGTCGCGGTACGGCAGGCTCCGTGTCGGTCGCGCCGGGAGCTATCTCCGGACGGAGGACGACGCCGTGGCGGCCGCCGTGCTGGCCGATCCGCGGGCCGCGGTGCTCGGCGTCGTCCGGATCGCGCCGACGGTCCTGGTCTCGCCGGCGTCCGCGCCGGAGCTGACCGCGCTCCTGCGGGATCTCGGGTTCTCCCCCGCGTCGGACGCCACCGCCGTCGGCCCCTCCCCTGCGCCGGGCGAGCCGGTCACGGCAGCCCGCGTACCGCCCGAGCAGCTGAGATCACGGCTGAACCCCTGGTCCGTGGCCGAGGAGGAGATCGCCGCACAGGTCGAGGCCCTCCGCTCGGCGAGGCCGGTCACCGCGGACCCTGCGGGCGGCTCCGACAGCGAGACGCTCCTCGGGCTGGAGACACTGCGTGCGGCCATCCGGTCCCGCAGCCGCATCCGCCTCGGTACCGCCGACAGCGAGGGGAATCACGTGCGCCAGGTCCTTGTTCCACTGTCGGTGTCGGGCGGCCGCCTGCGCGTGGTCGACCCCGAGACGCAGGTGGAGAAAGTGGTGTCCGTGCACCGTGTCATGGACGTCGAGATCCTCGAAGGGAGCATCGCCGATGGCTGA
- a CDS encoding HNH endonuclease signature motif containing protein, which produces MAVAPTGPLRRAGSSLDSARTALADCARALGRRHHVLSRTEARDLVVEVEHVSRIVDHLQILVAGVAADHHLEADEHPDAGLASAPVRTRIAAPAPGVEQPSTPVREGAGTGYRDCAEFLRAVLGIGRAEARRRLALAAVVLPGLSATGATVPAPLGVLGDASRACLISGRAATVIAQAIERVHSFATPDQLASMEHHLTRQGIESDEDVLRVLARRWESVLDQDGQEPTEKILRARQGVFLRGRRHGLHVLEIGATDEQFEHLATVMNSAGNPRGTGSSGKPANTPAAGDGGPPTPTAGVGAAPTRAQNLLDGLVAACRIALSAPGLPATGGHRPQVMVTIAYQDLVGMTEQAGSTVFSVQASARTIRRLACDAGLIPVVLGGRGQVLDLGRAQRLFPPHLRRALVARDGGCAFPDCSIPAGWCEAHHLTPWSRGGSTSIDNGVLLCSHHHHTVHRGAWDVQSRAGIPWFTPLTGGGRAVGPRRNLFWRAGQAIDADVGRRDMLSVPG; this is translated from the coding sequence ATGGCCGTCGCACCGACCGGACCACTGAGGCGAGCGGGCAGTTCGCTGGATTCGGCGCGCACCGCCCTTGCCGACTGTGCGCGTGCCCTGGGCCGACGGCACCACGTCCTGTCCAGGACCGAGGCCCGCGACCTCGTCGTCGAGGTCGAGCACGTGTCCAGGATCGTCGATCACCTGCAGATCCTCGTCGCCGGCGTTGCTGCGGACCATCATCTGGAGGCGGACGAACACCCGGATGCCGGCCTCGCGTCCGCACCGGTTCGAACTCGGATTGCGGCGCCTGCGCCCGGCGTGGAACAGCCGTCGACACCCGTGCGGGAGGGGGCCGGCACCGGGTACAGGGACTGCGCGGAGTTCCTGCGGGCCGTGCTGGGCATCGGCCGGGCGGAGGCGAGACGCCGGCTGGCCCTGGCTGCGGTCGTACTGCCCGGCCTGTCGGCCACGGGAGCGACCGTCCCTGCGCCGCTCGGAGTGCTCGGAGACGCGTCCAGGGCATGCCTGATCAGTGGGCGGGCGGCCACCGTCATCGCGCAGGCCATCGAGCGGGTGCACTCCTTCGCGACACCGGATCAGCTCGCATCCATGGAGCACCACCTCACACGTCAGGGCATCGAGTCCGACGAGGACGTCCTGCGGGTGCTGGCGCGGCGCTGGGAATCAGTGCTCGACCAGGACGGGCAGGAGCCCACCGAGAAGATCCTGCGTGCCCGGCAGGGTGTCTTCCTCAGGGGCCGTCGCCACGGCCTGCACGTCCTCGAGATCGGCGCGACCGATGAGCAGTTCGAGCACCTCGCCACCGTGATGAACTCTGCAGGCAATCCCCGCGGGACCGGCAGCAGCGGGAAGCCTGCGAACACCCCGGCCGCCGGCGACGGCGGTCCCCCGACACCCACAGCCGGGGTCGGCGCTGCCCCCACGAGGGCGCAGAACCTGCTGGACGGCCTTGTAGCGGCCTGCAGGATCGCCCTGTCCGCCCCAGGCCTCCCGGCAACCGGAGGGCACCGTCCGCAGGTCATGGTGACGATCGCCTACCAGGACCTCGTCGGCATGACCGAGCAGGCCGGCTCCACTGTGTTCTCGGTACAGGCCAGTGCCCGGACCATCAGGAGACTCGCCTGCGACGCCGGCCTCATCCCGGTGGTCCTGGGAGGACGCGGCCAGGTGCTGGATCTCGGCCGGGCACAGCGGCTCTTTCCTCCCCACCTCCGCCGTGCACTGGTCGCACGTGACGGGGGCTGCGCCTTCCCCGACTGCTCGATCCCCGCCGGCTGGTGCGAGGCCCATCATCTGACACCCTGGTCCCGTGGCGGATCGACCAGCATCGACAACGGTGTCCTGCTGTGCTCGCACCACCATCACACCGTCCATCGGGGCGCCTGGGACGTCCAGTCACGGGCCGGCATCCCGTGGTTCACTCCGCTCACCGGCGGGGGACGCGCCGTCGGACCGCGGCGGAACCTGTTCTGGCGGGCAGGCCAGGCCATCGATGCGGACGTCGGGCGGCGGGACATGCTGTCCGTTCCGGGCTAG
- a CDS encoding MFS transporter, translating into MSTFRSLGIHNYRLWFVGALISNIGTWMQRTAQDWLVYDILTPQNASALGIVMALQLGPQLVIAPWAGLIADSVDRRRLLAVTQVGMALLGVGLGLMVLLDVAVLWHVYAFALALGIVSAFDAPARQAFVSELVRDEYLPNAVALNSASFNGARLIGPAIAGLLTAGVGPGWVFLINALTFGAMVYVLLAMRSSELNRQPRQAPGKGRIRAGFAYVRHRPDLMMVLLAIFIVGTFGLNFAVFIASMARTEFGQDAGVFGVLSSVMAIGSVAGALLSARRDRPRLRFVFGASAAFGLACILAALAPTLWLFGLALVPVGLFALTLMTSANAYVQTTTDPVMRGRVMALYFAIFLGGTPLGAPVVGWVSDAFGPRWSLGVAAASGLIAAAAGIFWAWRYHEVRLRYDRSAPRRLRLDHEAGAGDSTP; encoded by the coding sequence GTGAGTACCTTCCGATCGCTCGGCATCCACAACTATCGGCTCTGGTTCGTCGGGGCCCTGATCTCCAACATCGGCACCTGGATGCAGCGGACGGCCCAGGACTGGCTGGTCTACGACATCCTGACGCCGCAGAACGCCTCGGCGCTCGGTATCGTCATGGCCCTGCAGCTGGGTCCACAGCTCGTCATCGCCCCCTGGGCGGGCCTCATCGCGGACAGTGTCGACCGGCGGCGTCTGCTCGCCGTCACACAGGTGGGCATGGCGCTCCTCGGTGTGGGGCTCGGCCTGATGGTCCTGCTCGACGTCGCCGTCCTCTGGCACGTCTATGCCTTCGCCCTGGCGCTCGGTATCGTCTCGGCCTTCGACGCCCCGGCGCGGCAGGCCTTCGTGTCCGAGCTCGTGCGTGACGAGTACCTGCCCAACGCGGTGGCCCTCAACAGCGCCTCCTTCAACGGCGCACGCCTGATCGGTCCGGCGATCGCGGGCCTCCTGACCGCCGGGGTCGGCCCCGGGTGGGTGTTCCTGATCAACGCCCTGACCTTCGGCGCGATGGTCTACGTGCTCCTCGCGATGCGCAGTTCCGAGCTGAACAGGCAACCGCGGCAGGCGCCGGGCAAGGGCAGGATCCGGGCCGGGTTCGCCTACGTACGGCACCGGCCCGACCTCATGATGGTGCTGCTCGCGATCTTCATCGTCGGTACGTTCGGCCTGAACTTCGCCGTCTTCATCGCCTCCATGGCGCGCACGGAGTTCGGGCAGGACGCCGGGGTCTTCGGCGTCCTCTCCTCCGTGATGGCCATCGGATCGGTCGCCGGGGCGCTGCTGTCCGCGCGGCGGGACCGCCCGCGCCTGCGCTTCGTCTTCGGGGCGTCGGCCGCCTTCGGTCTCGCGTGCATCCTTGCTGCCCTTGCGCCGACCCTCTGGCTGTTCGGGCTGGCGCTCGTGCCGGTGGGCCTGTTCGCGCTGACGCTGATGACGAGTGCCAACGCCTACGTGCAGACCACCACGGATCCCGTGATGCGCGGCCGCGTCATGGCCCTCTACTTCGCCATCTTCCTCGGTGGGACACCGCTGGGTGCGCCGGTGGTCGGCTGGGTCTCCGACGCCTTCGGTCCGCGGTGGAGCCTCGGGGTCGCCGCTGCCTCGGGGTTGATCGCGGCAGCGGCAGGGATCTTCTGGGCGTGGCGCTATCACGAGGTGCGGCTGCGCTACGACCGGTCCGCACCGCGCCGCCTGCGTCTCGACCACGAGGCCGGAGCGGGCGACAGTACTCCGTAG
- a CDS encoding DNA repair helicase XPB translates to MADGPLIVQSDKTILLEVDHEQATEARHAIAAFAELERAPEHVHSYRLTPLGLWNARAAGLDAERVLDTLLKYSRFPVPHALLIDIEDTMSRYGRLRLEKDPQHGLVLRTTDYPVLEEVLHAKKIQPLLGPRIDGETVVVHSSQRGQLKQLLLKLGWPAEDLAGYVDGTPHPIVLDEDGWALRPYQQLAVENFWSGGSGVVVLPCGAGKTLVGAAAMATSQTTTLILVTNTVSARQWKDELLKRTSLTEEEIGEYSGAVKQVRPVTIATYQVLTTRRGGLYPHLELLDANDWGLIVYDEVHLLPAPIFKMTADLQARRRLGLTATLVREDGREGEVFSLIGPKRYDAPWKDIEAQGYIAPADCVEVRVDLPRDERVAYAMAEDADKYRLCSTSDTKSDVVEKLVAAHRDEQLLVIGQYIDQLDDLAARLDAPVIKGETTVKERQRLFDAFRAGDVHVLVVSKVANFSIDLPEASVAIQVSGSFGSRQEEAQRLGRLLRPKTDGRAARFYTVVARDTLDQDFAAKRQRFLAEQGYAYRILDTASIGEAPDKERGDAPTGEK, encoded by the coding sequence ATGGCTGACGGGCCGCTGATCGTCCAGAGTGACAAGACCATCCTGCTCGAGGTGGACCACGAGCAGGCCACCGAGGCACGGCACGCGATCGCCGCGTTCGCGGAGCTCGAACGCGCCCCCGAGCACGTGCACAGCTACCGCCTCACGCCGCTGGGCCTGTGGAACGCACGCGCTGCAGGGCTCGACGCCGAGCGCGTCCTCGACACCCTCCTGAAGTACTCGCGCTTCCCGGTGCCGCATGCCCTCCTCATCGACATCGAGGACACCATGTCCCGGTACGGCCGCCTCCGCCTCGAGAAGGACCCGCAGCACGGGCTCGTGCTGCGCACCACCGACTACCCCGTGCTCGAGGAGGTCCTGCACGCCAAGAAGATCCAGCCGCTGCTCGGCCCGAGGATCGACGGCGAGACCGTCGTCGTCCACTCCTCGCAGCGCGGCCAGCTCAAGCAGCTGCTGCTCAAGCTCGGCTGGCCCGCCGAGGACCTCGCGGGGTACGTGGACGGCACACCGCACCCCATCGTGCTCGACGAGGACGGGTGGGCGCTCCGTCCCTACCAGCAGCTCGCCGTCGAGAACTTCTGGTCGGGCGGCTCCGGCGTCGTCGTCCTGCCCTGCGGCGCCGGGAAGACACTCGTGGGAGCCGCCGCGATGGCGACCAGCCAGACCACCACGCTGATCCTCGTGACCAACACCGTGTCGGCACGGCAGTGGAAGGACGAGCTGCTCAAGCGCACCTCGCTCACCGAGGAGGAGATCGGAGAGTACTCCGGTGCCGTGAAGCAGGTGCGGCCCGTGACCATCGCGACCTACCAGGTCCTCACGACCAGGCGCGGCGGGCTCTACCCGCACCTCGAGCTGCTCGACGCCAACGACTGGGGCCTGATCGTCTACGACGAGGTCCACCTCCTCCCGGCCCCCATCTTCAAGATGACCGCCGACCTCCAGGCGCGCCGCCGGCTCGGCCTCACGGCCACCCTCGTCCGCGAGGACGGCCGGGAGGGCGAGGTGTTCTCGCTGATCGGCCCGAAGCGGTACGACGCACCGTGGAAGGACATCGAGGCACAGGGCTACATCGCCCCGGCCGACTGCGTGGAGGTGCGCGTGGACCTGCCGCGCGACGAGCGCGTCGCCTACGCCATGGCCGAGGACGCCGACAAGTACCGCCTGTGCTCGACGTCGGACACGAAGTCGGACGTGGTGGAGAAGCTCGTCGCGGCGCACAGGGACGAGCAGCTCCTCGTCATCGGCCAGTACATCGATCAGCTCGACGACCTCGCGGCACGGCTCGACGCCCCGGTGATCAAGGGCGAGACGACGGTCAAGGAGCGGCAGCGGCTCTTCGACGCCTTCCGGGCGGGCGACGTGCACGTCCTCGTGGTGTCGAAGGTCGCGAACTTCTCGATCGACCTGCCCGAGGCATCCGTGGCGATCCAGGTCTCCGGTTCGTTCGGATCACGGCAGGAGGAGGCACAGCGCCTGGGCCGCCTGCTCCGGCCCAAGACCGACGGCCGCGCCGCCCGCTTCTACACCGTGGTCGCACGGGACACCCTGGATCAGGACTTCGCCGCGAAGCGCCAGCGGTTCCTCGCCGAGCAGGGCTACGCCTATCGGATCCTCGATACCGCGTCGATCGGGGAGGCACCGGACAAGGAGCGCGGCGACGCCCCGACCGGCGAGAAGTAG
- a CDS encoding cold-shock protein, translated as MPIGKVKWFDADKGFGFLSTDDGKEVFLHASALPAGVSEVKVGTKLEFGVADGRRGPQALSARILEQAPSVVKATRKSADDMAVITEDLIKLLDGVSNGLRKGRYPEKAHASKVAAVLRAVADDLDA; from the coding sequence GTGCCCATCGGCAAAGTGAAGTGGTTCGACGCGGACAAGGGCTTCGGGTTCCTGTCCACCGACGACGGCAAGGAGGTGTTCCTGCACGCCTCGGCGCTGCCCGCCGGGGTGAGCGAGGTGAAGGTCGGGACGAAGCTCGAGTTCGGGGTGGCCGACGGACGGCGCGGACCCCAGGCGCTCTCCGCACGCATCCTCGAGCAGGCCCCGTCGGTGGTCAAGGCCACGCGCAAGAGCGCCGATGACATGGCCGTCATCACCGAGGACCTCATCAAGCTCCTCGACGGGGTGTCCAACGGCCTCCGCAAGGGCCGCTACCCCGAGAAGGCGCATGCCTCGAAGGTCGCGGCCGTGCTGCGCGCCGTCGCCGACGACCTCGACGCGTAG
- a CDS encoding DUF3027 domain-containing protein, with product MTSSNLETAGAAASTDAGTPAEVSTTAPVEAPRKPRASRRIPKSDVVLESAVDRARLGILEVAPEEQVGRHVSAVVEGERLVTHRFEAFVPGYGGWHWYASVARVARSKDVTVCEVGLLPSAASLIAPEWLPWSERVRPEDSQTDGPVPADGAAQAQDDEASSAAAGTGLGADAAEVPDAG from the coding sequence ATGACCTCGAGCAACCTTGAGACTGCCGGCGCCGCTGCGTCCACCGATGCCGGGACGCCGGCCGAGGTGTCGACGACCGCTCCGGTCGAGGCGCCGCGCAAGCCCCGGGCATCGCGTCGCATCCCCAAGTCCGACGTCGTGCTCGAGTCCGCCGTGGACCGTGCCCGCCTCGGCATCCTCGAGGTCGCTCCCGAGGAGCAGGTGGGCCGCCACGTGTCCGCGGTCGTCGAGGGCGAACGTCTCGTCACGCACCGGTTCGAGGCGTTCGTGCCGGGCTATGGGGGATGGCACTGGTACGCGAGTGTCGCCCGTGTGGCGCGCAGCAAGGACGTGACGGTGTGCGAGGTGGGTCTCCTGCCCTCCGCAGCGTCGCTCATCGCGCCCGAGTGGCTGCCGTGGTCCGAGCGTGTGCGTCCCGAGGACTCCCAGACGGACGGGCCGGTGCCGGCCGACGGCGCGGCGCAGGCCCAGGACGACGAGGCGTCGTCCGCTGCGGCCGGGACAGGGCTGGGCGCCGACGCCGCGGAAGTCCCCGACGCCGGGTGA
- a CDS encoding response regulator transcription factor, with amino-acid sequence MKKTAPEAKLLVVDDEPNIRELLSTSLRFAGFDVVAAANGRDALAAAETHNPDLAVLDVMLPDMDGFTVTRRLRAAGRHFPVVFLTARDDTDDKVTGLTVGGDDYVTKPFSLDEVVARIRAVLRRTHPLEDDDAVIRVDDLELDDDAHEVRRGGETIDLSPTEFKLLRYLMMNPNRVLSKAQILDHVWEYDFNGDASIVESYISYLRRKIDRNPDAVALIQTKRGVGYLLRTADKR; translated from the coding sequence ATGAAGAAAACAGCCCCCGAAGCGAAACTGCTGGTCGTCGACGACGAACCGAACATCCGCGAGCTCCTGTCGACCTCGCTCCGGTTCGCCGGCTTCGACGTCGTCGCTGCGGCGAACGGTCGTGACGCCCTCGCCGCCGCCGAGACGCACAACCCCGATCTCGCCGTGCTCGACGTCATGCTCCCCGACATGGACGGCTTCACCGTCACGCGGCGGCTGCGCGCCGCCGGTCGCCACTTCCCCGTGGTGTTCCTGACCGCCCGCGACGACACCGACGACAAGGTCACCGGCCTGACGGTGGGCGGCGACGACTACGTCACGAAGCCGTTCAGCCTCGACGAGGTCGTGGCCCGCATCCGGGCCGTGCTGCGCCGCACACACCCCCTGGAGGACGACGACGCCGTGATCCGCGTCGACGACCTCGAACTCGACGACGATGCGCACGAGGTCCGCCGCGGCGGGGAGACGATCGACCTCTCCCCCACCGAGTTCAAGCTCCTGCGCTACCTCATGATGAATCCGAACCGCGTGCTCTCGAAGGCGCAGATCCTCGACCACGTCTGGGAGTACGACTTCAACGGCGACGCCTCGATCGTGGAGTCGTACATCTCCTACCTGCGCCGGAAGATCGACCGGAACCCCGACGCGGTGGCGCTGATCCAGACCAAGCGCGGCGTGGGATACCTGCTCCGTACCGCCGACAAGCGGTAG
- a CDS encoding sensor histidine kinase: MIKRWNAASLRSQLVAIIMLLMIVTVGITGLATVSLLRDGLIDRVDADLQSNARAVAAEIYTAEPQADGAVLRYYAAVLDRNGTKLVANQSDDAEDIPDLEGITQERIIALDGAGFDVASTGDDSQGWRVRIFRFANTEGYLAIASRLNTVNESLQEAGEIIFTSGLITTALASLIAFVAVTRQFAPLARVERTAAAIAAGDLSRRVAVERPATEIGRLSRSLNAMLAHIERAFAARTTSETKMRRFVADASHELRTPLVTIRGYSELYRHGALQKEEDVAAAMGRIESEAIRMGQLVEDLLTLARIDEQRPLEVKPVDLMVLGHDAAFDARATAPDRTVTVVGLDGGHPRSAPTRGDEARLRQVVANLMTNALRYTPEGSPIELAVGVAPVLHGHSDAVLEVRDHGPGISEDDAAKVFERFYRADTSRHRETGGTGLGLAIVAALVAQHDGSVRLEETPGGGATLSIRLPYAPVEGQDDDADPSGQSTPRDGEHAYSNGITPPQAPATKPVVHKPGEDR, translated from the coding sequence TTGATCAAGCGCTGGAACGCGGCGTCGCTCCGCTCGCAGCTCGTGGCGATCATCATGCTCCTCATGATCGTCACGGTGGGCATCACGGGCCTCGCCACGGTCTCGCTCCTGCGCGACGGCCTGATCGACCGGGTGGACGCCGACCTCCAGAGCAACGCCCGCGCCGTCGCCGCCGAGATCTACACCGCCGAGCCGCAGGCCGACGGCGCCGTCCTGCGGTACTACGCGGCCGTGCTGGACCGGAACGGCACCAAGCTCGTGGCGAACCAGTCCGACGACGCCGAGGACATCCCCGATCTCGAGGGCATCACGCAGGAACGCATCATCGCCCTCGACGGTGCCGGCTTCGACGTCGCCAGCACCGGTGACGACAGCCAGGGCTGGCGCGTGCGGATCTTCCGGTTCGCGAACACCGAGGGCTACCTCGCCATCGCCTCCCGGCTCAACACCGTCAACGAGTCGCTGCAGGAAGCCGGGGAGATCATCTTCACCTCGGGCCTGATCACCACGGCGCTGGCCTCCCTCATCGCCTTCGTCGCCGTGACCCGGCAGTTCGCACCCCTCGCCCGGGTGGAGCGCACCGCTGCCGCCATCGCCGCCGGTGACCTCTCCCGCCGCGTCGCCGTCGAGCGTCCCGCCACCGAGATCGGACGATTGTCCCGGTCCCTCAACGCCATGCTCGCGCACATCGAGCGCGCGTTCGCCGCCCGGACGACGTCGGAGACCAAGATGCGGCGCTTCGTCGCGGACGCGTCGCACGAGCTGAGGACACCGCTCGTCACCATCCGCGGCTACTCGGAGCTCTACCGGCACGGCGCCCTGCAGAAGGAGGAGGACGTCGCGGCTGCCATGGGGCGCATCGAGAGCGAGGCGATCCGCATGGGTCAACTGGTCGAGGACCTCCTGACCCTCGCGAGGATCGACGAGCAGCGTCCCCTCGAGGTGAAGCCCGTGGACCTCATGGTGCTCGGCCACGACGCCGCGTTCGACGCCCGCGCCACGGCACCGGACCGGACCGTCACCGTCGTCGGGCTCGACGGCGGCCACCCGCGCTCCGCACCCACCCGGGGCGACGAGGCCCGCCTGCGCCAGGTGGTCGCGAACCTCATGACCAACGCCCTCCGCTACACGCCCGAGGGCTCGCCGATCGAGCTCGCGGTCGGCGTCGCACCCGTGCTGCACGGCCACAGCGACGCCGTGCTGGAGGTTCGGGACCACGGGCCCGGGATCTCCGAGGACGACGCCGCCAAGGTCTTCGAGCGCTTCTACCGCGCCGACACCTCCCGTCATCGGGAGACGGGTGGCACGGGGCTCGGCCTCGCGATCGTCGCGGCGCTGGTCGCACAGCACGACGGCTCCGTACGGCTGGAGGAGACCCCCGGCGGTGGGGCGACGCTGTCGATCCGCCTGCCGTACGCACCCGTCGAGGGCCAGGACGACGACGCCGATCCCTCGGGCCAGTCCACCCCGCGCGACGGGGAGCACGCCTACTCGAACGGCATCACTCCTCCACAGGCGCCCGCCACGAAGCCGGTTGTCCACAAACCCGGCGAGGACCGCTGA